A genome region from Arachis duranensis cultivar V14167 chromosome 6, aradu.V14167.gnm2.J7QH, whole genome shotgun sequence includes the following:
- the LOC110272520 gene encoding ubiquitin-like-specific protease 1A: MDGDDMPHCLDLLFRPTKEMKFFEYELAIAAYIFGNNLDPKEMLIPDDYCMGTRKTLLTIMPGKPIIGDVLTLVCSMMTKGPFGPSNIKLRTQWFLPPTFSQIVLSSKQKCSGTMKYIKDNFMGDLGGLHEIFVPIHLNGHWFLIVVNLLYKTVRYMDSFKGCTSMTVRKGVIDDVLTYLEKFVSDKNFQETPSHENLQFSKYKFSEPAVPQQKAKSNDCGIWVAEWMILNHYWGVNKPWVVNDYSRLQLAVDLVYKWHNPKRHTIKDLAVADWNKKMQQSVLKT, translated from the exons ATGGACGGAGATGACATGCCACAT TGTTTGGACCTTTTATTTCGACCAACTAAAGAGatgaaattttttgaatatgAGCTGGCCATTGCTGCTTACATTTTTGGAAATAATTTAGATCCGAA GGAAATGCTTATCCCAGACGATTATTGTATGGGCACACGCAAGACTCTTCTGACTATTATGCCCGGCAAGCCAATAATTGGTGAT GTCCTTACCTTAGTTTGTTCGATGATGACCAAAGGGCCATTTGGGCCAAGTAATATCAAATTAAGGACCCAATGGTTTTTGCCACCGACATTCTCT CAAATTGTGTTAAGTTCGAAACAGAAATGTTCCGGCACAATGAAATACATCAAGGATAACTTTATGGGAGACCTCGGCGGTTTACATGAG ATTTTTGTGCCAATTCACCTTAATGGTCATTGGTTTCTCATAGTGGTTAATCTGCTTTATAAGACCGTGAGGTATATGGACTCGTTCAAGGGCTGTACATCGATGACAGTGCGTAAGGGTGTCATTGATGATGTGTTAACTTATCTTGAGAAGTTTGTATCCGACAAAAATTTCCAAGAAACACCTTCACATGAAAACCTTCAATTTTCTAAATATAAATTCTCTGAGCCAGCTGTCCCACAACAAAAAGCCAAGTC GAATGATTGTGGTATTTGGGTCGCTGAATGGATGATCCTCAATCACTATTGGGGCGTCAACAAGCCATGG GTTGTCAATGACTACTCAAGATTGCAATTGGCTGTGGATTTGGTGTACAAATGGCACAACCCGAAGCGGCATACGATAAAAGACCTTGCTGTTGCTGACTGGAATAAAAAGATGCAGCAGTCTGTCCTTAAAACTTAG